From a single Candidatus Methylomirabilis tolerans genomic region:
- a CDS encoding aldehyde ferredoxin oxidoreductase produces the protein MGWIGTILRVNLSNGSVAKEPLDPQLARAYIGGRGLATRILYDEIDPTLDPLGPANKLILATGPLTGTNAPTGGR, from the coding sequence ATGGGCTGGATCGGGACGATCCTCAGGGTCAACCTGAGCAACGGCAGCGTGGCGAAGGAGCCGCTGGACCCACAACTCGCCAGGGCGTACATCGGCGGTCGCGGCCTGGCGACGAGGATCCTCTACGATGAGATCGACCCGACGCTCGATCCGCTTGGGCCGGCTAATAAACTGATCCTCGCCACCGGCCCGCTCACCGGTACGAACGCCCCGACCGGTGGCCGGTA
- a CDS encoding HAMP domain-containing protein, with protein sequence MRFQRKLLLGFSLMVVPVLLISAQAIWNNREERGALRALGESMARTRKYADLETILFRQSRQVWGFLTGIDHEAQTEFHRLEPEIHERLRQWKLTLTPDEMDLATDVEQLHAQMFDIGKHIIVLYQSGQRKAALALANTELKGRLLPALSAKNKEVYGAARAHSLQRAYARLEAILQTEQRLLSLVILLASVLGVTASILISRGLARPIHQLKAAMEVVGAGHLDHEVAVRSKDEIGELAQAFAGMTENLKRSHESMAWLNRELEAKIKKLEETQAQLIQSEKLASIGEMSAAVAHGLRNPLASLRAAAQVTLHHVGEEPVAQAHLKMVIAEVDRLDRRITHLLSFSRPGPLRPLPEQLPRLIDDLLPAFAGPLRDRGVRLEIDLESDLPDVYVDPIQVEQALGEILSNALDAMPNGGSVTIRGHGEPEKGKSGSVVLEIADTGDGIAAPLLPSVCDPFFTTRADGTGLGLAIAKRYVTQNGGHLDIASTPGSGTTVRITLPATASDQDRTV encoded by the coding sequence ATGAGGTTCCAGCGCAAGTTGCTGCTCGGTTTCTCGCTCATGGTCGTCCCCGTGCTCCTGATCAGCGCCCAGGCTATCTGGAATAATCGGGAGGAACGAGGCGCCCTCAGAGCCCTCGGCGAAAGTATGGCGAGGACCCGCAAGTATGCCGACCTCGAAACGATCCTGTTCCGCCAGAGCCGCCAAGTCTGGGGGTTTCTCACCGGAATAGACCACGAGGCGCAGACAGAGTTCCACCGGCTGGAGCCGGAAATCCATGAGCGCCTCCGCCAGTGGAAGCTGACACTGACGCCCGACGAAATGGATCTCGCCACAGACGTCGAGCAACTCCACGCTCAGATGTTCGACATCGGCAAGCACATCATCGTCCTCTATCAATCCGGACAGCGGAAGGCAGCGCTCGCCCTGGCCAATACGGAACTGAAAGGCCGGCTCCTGCCAGCCCTCAGCGCGAAGAATAAAGAGGTGTATGGCGCCGCTCGTGCACACAGCCTGCAACGGGCTTACGCCAGGCTGGAGGCGATCCTACAGACGGAGCAGCGCCTGCTCTCGTTGGTGATCCTGCTTGCCTCGGTCCTCGGGGTGACCGCATCGATCCTGATCTCCAGGGGGCTGGCGCGTCCGATTCATCAGCTCAAGGCGGCAATGGAGGTGGTGGGAGCGGGCCACTTGGATCACGAGGTGGCGGTCCGCTCGAAGGACGAGATCGGCGAGTTAGCCCAGGCGTTCGCCGGGATGACCGAGAACCTGAAACGTTCCCATGAATCGATGGCCTGGCTTAACCGCGAACTGGAAGCCAAAATCAAGAAACTGGAAGAGACCCAGGCGCAACTCATCCAATCCGAAAAACTGGCCTCCATCGGCGAGATGTCAGCCGCAGTCGCCCACGGCTTGCGCAATCCTCTGGCGAGCCTGAGGGCTGCGGCCCAGGTTACCCTACACCACGTGGGTGAAGAACCTGTGGCACAGGCGCACCTGAAGATGGTCATCGCCGAGGTGGACCGACTGGACCGCCGCATCACCCATCTACTCAGCTTCTCGCGCCCGGGACCCCTTCGTCCCCTGCCGGAACAGCTCCCGAGGCTGATTGATGACCTCTTACCCGCCTTCGCCGGGCCGCTCAGGGATCGTGGTGTCCGGCTTGAGATTGACCTGGAGAGCGATCTGCCGGACGTCTATGTCGATCCTATTCAGGTGGAGCAAGCACTAGGCGAGATCCTCTCCAATGCCCTCGATGCCATGCCTAATGGTGGATCTGTCACGATTCGGGGGCACGGTGAGCCGGAAAAGGGCAAGTCCGGATCCGTGGTCCTGGAGATCGCCGATACCGGGGATGGGATTGCCGCGCCACTGCTCCCGTCGGTCTGTGATCCATTTTTCACGACGCGGGCGGATGGAACCGGCCTTGGTCTCGCCATTGCCAAACGGTATGTAACGCAGAATGGCGGCCATCTGGACATCGCCAGTACGCCTGGATCTGGAACCACGGTGCGAATCACCCTTCCCGCAACAGCGAGTGACCAGGACAGGACCGTATGA
- a CDS encoding 4Fe-4S dicluster domain-containing protein, which yields MAKILSIIPERCTACRACELACSVKHTGEFNPARSRIKVSIFLEEAVYIPTACTQCSEAWCAKICPTTAILRNDNYMAYYVVDDKCVGCKMCVLACPFGAIELYADHGKAEKCDLCLSVDGDPECVKFCTPKALLFTDEDEGPKAKQAATALRMKEVYKEVAG from the coding sequence ATGGCAAAGATCCTCAGCATCATCCCCGAACGGTGTACCGCCTGCCGGGCCTGTGAGCTGGCCTGCTCGGTGAAGCACACCGGCGAGTTCAACCCCGCCAGATCACGCATCAAGGTCAGCATCTTCCTTGAAGAAGCGGTCTACATCCCCACCGCCTGCACCCAATGCAGCGAAGCCTGGTGCGCAAAAATCTGCCCCACTACCGCCATTCTTCGCAACGACAACTACATGGCGTACTACGTGGTCGACGACAAATGCGTCGGCTGCAAGATGTGCGTTCTGGCCTGCCCGTTTGGGGCGATAGAGCTGTATGCCGACCATGGCAAGGCCGAGAAGTGCGATCTCTGCCTCTCTGTCGACGGCGATCCGGAGTGCGTGAAGTTCTGCACGCCAAAGGCGTTGCTCTTCACCGATGAGGACGAGGGTCCCAAGGCCAAGCAGGCCGCCACCGCTCTTCGGATGAAGGAAGTCTACAAGGAGGTAGCAGGCTGA